From Corvus moneduloides isolate bCorMon1 chromosome 2, bCorMon1.pri, whole genome shotgun sequence, one genomic window encodes:
- the ZC3H13 gene encoding zinc finger CCCH domain-containing protein 13 isoform X1 gives MSKIRRKVTVENTKTISDSTSRRPSVFERLGPSTGSTAETQCRNWLKTGNCLYGNTCRFVHGPSPRGKGYSSSYRRSPERPTGDLRERMKNKRQDVEAEPQKRSTEESSSPVRKESSRGRHREKEDIKITKERTPESEEENGGWETNREDSDNGDVNYDYDHELSLEMKRQKIQRELMKLEQENMEKREEIVIKKEISPEVVRSKLSPSPSPRKSSKSPKRRSSPKSSSSASKKDKKASTVSSPLLDQQRSSKSNQSKKKGPRTPSPPPPVQEDTPLGKKHKEKHKAKERSEEKAREVKERGRDFERHKEKKEKQRDPSESSRRQKRSPSPADHSGSNSSPSREYSPPAARRRQTSRAPAKSTTHKHNFSPSRRSASPSGQHHSPISSRHHSSSSQSGSSVQRHSPSPHRKRTPSPSYQRTASPPARRSSSPYPPHSSSPPQRKRSPSRHRSPGRDKGRHDRDRTSQSHDRRHERRDETRGKREKERETRDDRDYDQEQSTSRDHRDDRESRDGRDRRDTRDTRDRREPRESRDTRDSRDTRDYSRDTKDSRDQRDSRSTRDSHDYRDRESRDAHKKDDQYQDDLRSYGRSHGREESSRAETRNDSRSDSRNESRSDRTGRSRGRGPELSDKGSRGTRGSQVDGHSSSGNYHDSWESRSSYADRDRYDSRDQARDSSFERRHGERDRRDNRERDQRAGSPVRHQGRSDDLERDERREERRVDRSDDRRDERARERERERERDRERERERDREREREKERELERDRARERERDRERDKDRDRERDRDRDHDREREREREREKEREREREERERERERERERERERERERGRDRDKERDRQRDWDDKEKGREDRRDKREDIREERGSRDVHDERKSKKRHRNESSPSPRQSPKRRRDHSPDSDAYNSGDDKNEKHRLLSQVVRPQESRSLSPSHVTEERQSRWKEEERKSDRKESSRRYEEPEFKERISSADKQREQPDASEGSRSRVQESLGHRPSEERDASDRMHDDSKKKSKIQKKATKKKKDDDSGVERYANESTTEESQVFSPKKGQKRKNVEKKRKRSKGDSEVSDEEIVPHHKKKKGPRTPPVTKEELVEEPPEKAVAEVPTKREDTTFSDWSDEDVPERGDIVVPERSTEDSHRKSHRTRGEKVEAPHVTIEDGPHRKPVDQKRSSSLGSNRSHASSRLRSPSNESAHRSGDDQTGRKRILHSSSRDRDRDREREKKSLEITERKSRIDQLKRGEPSRSTSSDRQDSRSHSSRRSSPESDRQVHSRSGSFDSRERLQERDRHEHDRERERDRREGRQRDWDRDVDKEWPRSRERERLRERERDRDKRRELERERDRQLPDTAERTLDISSQKESTKHSETKLDRDHEKEFDGICRDSAASEKEKTDKDLGPLQGFEDGNEAEKVESLEGGEDEAKTNDVQSLGSGAGEYEPISDDELDEILAGDAEKREDQQEDEKMPGKNPVDVIDVDWSSLMPKQPKEPREPGAALLKFTPGAVMLRVGISKRLAGPELFTKIKETCQRVLEKPKDAENLFEHDLGALNMAALRRKEERAGLLSNLGPCCKALCFRRDSAIRKQLMKNEKGATKQTYTNSAAMDSDLLRLSLRLFKRKTVCQVPGQEKTEDSKIPQPALQQEVCVT, from the exons ATGTCAAAAATTAGAAGGAAGGTCACAGTGGAAAATACCAAGACCATATCCGATAGCACATCCCGAAGACCCAGTGTGTTTGAAAGGCTTGGACCCAGCACTGGAAGTACTGCAGAG ACACAGTGCCGTAACTGGCTGAAGACTGGCAACTGCCTCTATGGGAACACATGTAGATTCGTACATGGCCCTTCACCACGAGGTAAAGGCTATAGCAGCAGTTATAGAAG GTCGCCAGAAAGACCCACTGGAGATCTTCGGGAAAGAATGAAGAACAAACGTCAAGATGTTGAGGCAGAGCCACAGAAACGAAGTACAGAGGAATCATCCTCTCCTGTTAGG AAAGAGTCGTCACGAGGAAGACATAGAGAAAAGGAGGATATCAAAATTACAAAGGAGCGAACGCcagaaagtgaagaagaaaatgggGGTTGGGAAACAAATAGAGAAG acTCTGATAATGGAGATGTTAATTACGATTATGATCATGAGCTGTCTTTGGAAATGAAGCGCCAAAAGATTCAGAGAGAACTCATGAAATTGGAACAGGAAAACATGGAGAAACGAGAGgaaatagtaattaaaaaagag ATCTCTCCAGAGGTGGTTAGATCTAAATTATCACCATCGCCATCACCACGAAAGTCTAGCAAATCTCCAAAACGAAGGTCCAGTCCCAAATCATCATCTTCAGCTAGTAAGAAGGACAAGAAAGCATCTACTGTCTCTTCACCACTTTTGGATCAGCAGAG GAGTTCTAAAAGTAACCAGAGTAAAAAGAAAGGTCCTCGTACCCCTAGCCCTCCTCCTCCAGTACAAGAGGATACTCccctggggaaaaaacacaaagaaaaacataaagcaAAAGAACGTTCAGAGGAAAAGGCAAGGGAGGTGAAAGAAAGAGGGCGTGACTTTGAAAggcacaaggagaaaaaagagaagcagag GGATCCCTCTGAAAGCTCCCGTAGACAGAAACGTTCTCCTAGTCCTGCGGATCACTCTGGCAGTAATTCTTCCCCTTCCAGGGAGTACTCACCACCCGCTGCAAGGCGAAGGCAAACCTCCCGAGCTCCAGCCAAGTCAACCACTCACAAACATAACTTCTCACCCTCTCGCAG GTCTGCTTCTCCATCAGGTCAGCATCATTCTCCCATATCCTCCAGACAtcactcctcttcctcacagtcAGGCTCCTCTGTTCAAAGACATTCTCCTTCCCCACACCGCAAAAGAACTCCTTCTCCATCCTATCAAAGGACAGCTTCCCCGCCTGCAAGGCGGTCATCTTCCCCCTATCCCCCCCACTCCTCCTCTCCACCTCAGAGGAAGCGAAGCCCTTCGAGACACCGATCTCCTGGAAGAGACAAGGGAAGACACGATCGTGATCGGACTTCACAGTCTCATGACAGGCGCCATGAAAGGCGGGATG aaacaagagggaaaagagaaaaagaaagagaaacaagagaCGATCGTGATTATGACCAAGAGCAGAGTACCTCCAGGGACCATAGAGATGACAGAGAGTCTCGTGATGGAAGAGATCGGAGGGACACAAGAGACACCAGAGATCGGCGGGAGCCACGGGAATCCAGAGATACTCGAGACTCCAGAGACACGCGGGATTATAGCAGGGATACCAAAGACAGTCGTGACCAGAGAGACTCGCGCTCCACACGAGACTCCCATGActacagagacagagagagtcGTGATGCCCATAAAAAGGATGATCAGTATCAAGATGACTTGCGCAGCTATGGAAGATCCCATGGCAGAGAGGAGAGCTCTCGTGCTGAAACAAGGAATGACTCCAGGAGTGACTCCAGAAATGAGAGCAGAAGTGATAGGACTGGCAGAAGTCGAGGCAGAGGTCCAGAACTATCTGACAAAG GAAGTCGGGGGACTAGAGGATCCCAGGTTGATGGGCACAGCAGTAGCGGAAACTACCATGACAGCTGGGAATCGAGGAGTAGCTACGCTGATCGGGATCGCTATGACAGTCGGGATCAAGCACGAGATTCCTCCTTTGAAAGAAGACATGGTGAACGGGATAGACGTGACAACAGAGAAAGAG ATCAGAGAGCAGGCTCACCGGTACGACACCAAGGACGGAGTGATGATCTCGAGCGGGatgagaggagagaggagcGAAGGGTGGATCGGTCTGATGACAGGAGAGATGAAAGGGCCCGGGAGAGAGAGcgggaaagggagagggaccgagagagggaaagagaaagagaccgggaaagagagagggagaaagaaagagagttGGAAAGAGATCGTGCTCGGGAACGGGAGAGGGACAGAGAACGGGACAAAGACAGGGACCGTGAGCGGGACCGAGACAGAGATCATGACAGGGAGAGGGAAcgagagagggagagggagaaggagcgGGAGCGAGAGCGGGAGGAACGCGAAAGGGAGCGAGAACGAGAGAgggaacgggagcgggagcgTGAAAGGGAGAGAGGTCGAGACAGAGACAAAGAGAGAGACCGCCAGAGAGACTGGgatgacaaagaaaaaggaagggaagaccGCAGGGATAAGAGAGAAGATATTCGAGAAGAAAGAGGCTCAAGAGATGTCCACGATGAAAGAAAATCCAA GAAGCGTCACAGAAACGAAAGCAGTCCAAGTCCCCGTCAGTCACCCAAACGTCGCCGTGATCATTCTCCTGATAGTGATGCTTACAACAGTGGAGATGATAAAA ATGAAAAGCACAGGCTCCTGAGCCAGGTTGTGCGGCCACAGGAATCCCGGTCACTGAGTCCCTCTCACGTCACAGAGGAGCGGCAGAGCCGCTGGAAAGAAGAAGAGCGAAAATCGGACAGAAAGGAAAGTTCCCGACGCTATGAAGAACCAGAGTTTAAAGAGAGGATTTCTTCAGCAGATAAGCAAAGAGAGCAGCCGGATGCTTCAGAAGGCTCCCGGTCCAGGGTTCAGGAAAGTCTTGGACACCGTCCTTCTGAGGAAAGAGATGCTTCTGATAGAATGCATGATGACAGCAAGAAGAAGTCTAAGATACAGAAAAAGGccacaaagaagaagaaagatgatGACAGTGGGGTGGAAAGGTATGCTAATGAATCAACAACTGAGGAAAGCCAGGTCTTTTCCCCTAAGAAAggtcagaaaaggaaaaatgtggaGAAAAAGCGGAAGAGATCCAAGGGTGATTCTGAAGTTTCTGACGAAGAAATTGTTCCAcatcataaaaagaaaaaaggcccAAGAACCCCGCCTGTAACTAAAGAAGAATTGGTTGAAGAACCACCTGAGAAAGCTGTAGCAGAAGTCCCCACAAAAAGAGAAGATACCACATTTAGTGACTGGTCAGATGAAGATGTTCCTGAACGTGGTGACATTGTTGTTCCAGAAAGAAGCACTGAGGATTCCCATAGGAAAAGTCACAGGACAAGGGGAGAAAAGGTGGAAGCCCCTCATGTTACTATAGAGGATGGACCACACCGTAAGCCTGTGGACCAGAAGCGCAGCAGCAGCCTCGGTAGCAATCGGAGCCATGCCTCAAGCAGGCTTAGATCCCCCTCCAATGAGTCAGCGCATCGCAGTGGAGATGATCAGACTGGACGGAAGAGGATCCTGCACAGTAGCTCTAGGGATAGGGatagggacagggagagggagaagaaaagcttaGAAATCACTGAAAGAAAGTCCAGAATTGACCAGTTGAAACGAGGGGAACCCAGTCGCAGCACATCTTCAG ATCGTCAGGATTCAAGAAGCCACAGTTCAAGAAGAAGTTCCCCTGAGTCAGATCGTCAGGTTCATTCCAGATCCGGGTCCTTtgacagcagggaaaggcttCAGGAGCGAGATCGGCATGAACATGATCGAGAACGAGAGCGAGATAGGAGAGAGGGGAGACAGAGAGACTGGGACCGAGATGTGGACAAAGAGTGGCCAAGGAGCCGGGAACGAGAGAGACTCAGGGAGCGAGAGAGGGATAGGGACAAAAGAcgggagctggagagggagagagaccGACAGCTGCCTGATACTGCTGAGAGAACTCTTGACATCTCCTCTCAAAAGGAGTCAACAAAGCACAGTGAAACAAAACTGGACAGAGATCACGAAAAAGAGTTTGATGGTATTTGCCGGGATTCAGCAgcttcagagaaggaaaaaacagacaaaGATTTAGGACCTTTACAAGGCTTTGAAGATGGAAATGAGGCTGAAAAGGTAGAGAGTTTAGAAG GAGGAGAGGATGAAGCCAAGACTAACGATGTGCAGTCACTGGGGTCTGGTGCTGGAGAATACGAGCCAATCAGTGATGATGAACTGGATGAAATTCTGGCAGGTGATGCTGAAAAGCGTGAGGATCAACAGGAAGATGAGAAGATGCCTGGTAAAA ATCCAGTGGATGTTATAGATGTAGACTGGTCCAGTCTTATGCCAAAGCAGCCGAAAGAACCACGTGAGCCTGGGGCTGCACTCTTAAAATTCACACCAGGTGCTGTTATGTTGAGAGTTGGCATTTCCAAGCGATTGGCAGGACCAGAGCTCTTCACCAAAATAAAAGAGACTTGCCAGAGAGTCTTAGAAAAACCTAAAG ATGCAGAAAACCTTTTTGAACATGACCTGGGAGCACTGAACATGGCTGCACTTCGCCgaaaagaagagagagcagGTCTTCTCAGCAATCTGGGTCCTTGCTGCAAAGCACTGTGCTTCCGCAGGGATTCTGCAATTCGTAAGCAGCTCATGAAGAACGAAAAG
- the ZC3H13 gene encoding zinc finger CCCH domain-containing protein 13 isoform X2: MSKIRRKVTVENTKTISDSTSRRPSVFERLGPSTGSTAETQCRNWLKTGNCLYGNTCRFVHGPSPRGKGYSSSYRRSPERPTGDLRERMKNKRQDVEAEPQKRSTEESSSPVRKESSRGRHREKEDIKITKERTPESEEENGGWETNREDSDNGDVNYDYDHELSLEMKRQKIQRELMKLEQENMEKREEIVIKKEISPEVVRSKLSPSPSPRKSSKSPKRRSSPKSSSSASKKDKKASTVSSPLLDQQRSSKSNQSKKKGPRTPSPPPPVQEDTPLGKKHKEKHKAKERSEEKAREVKERGRDFERHKEKKEKQRDPSESSRRQKRSPSPADHSGSNSSPSREYSPPAARRRQTSRAPAKSTTHKHNFSPSRRSASPSGQHHSPISSRHHSSSSQSGSSVQRHSPSPHRKRTPSPSYQRTASPPARRSSSPYPPHSSSPPQRKRSPSRHRSPGRDKGRHDRDRTSQSHDRRHERRDETRGKREKERETRDDRDYDQEQSTSRDHRDDRESRDGRDRRDTRDTRDRREPRESRDTRDSRDTRDYSRDTKDSRDQRDSRSTRDSHDYRDRESRDAHKKDDQYQDDLRSYGRSHGREESSRAETRNDSRSDSRNESRSDRTGRSRGRGPELSDKGSRGTRGSQVDGHSSSGNYHDSWESRSSYADRDRYDSRDQARDSSFERRHGERDRRDNRERDQRAGSPVRHQGRSDDLERDERREERRVDRSDDRRDERARERERERERDRERERERDREREREKERELERDRARERERDRERDKDRDRERDRDRDHDREREREREREKEREREREERERERERERERERERERERGRDRDKERDRQRDWDDKEKGREDRRDKREDIREERGSRDVHDERKSKKRHRNESSPSPRQSPKRRRDHSPDSDAYNSGDDKNEKHRLLSQVVRPQESRSLSPSHVTEERQSRWKEEERKSDRKESSRRYEEPEFKERISSADKQREQPDASEGSRSRVQESLGHRPSEERDASDRMHDDSKKKSKIQKKATKKKKDDDSGVERYANESTTEESQVFSPKKGQKRKNVEKKRKRSKGDSEVSDEEIVPHHKKKKGPRTPPVTKEELVEEPPEKAVAEVPTKREDTTFSDWSDEDVPERGDIVVPERSTEDSHRKSHRTRGEKVEAPHVTIEDGPHRKPVDQKRSSSLGSNRSHASSRLRSPSNESAHRSGDDQTGRKRILHSSSRDRDRDREREKKSLEITERKSRIDQLKRGEPSRSTSSDRQDSRSHSSRRSSPESDRQVHSRSGSFDSRERLQERDRHEHDRERERDRREGRQRDWDRDVDKEWPRSRERERLRERERDRDKRRELERERDRQLPDTAERTLDISSQKESTKHSETKLDRDHEKEFDGICRDSAASEKEKTDKDLGPLQGFEDGNEAEKVESLEGGEDEAKTNDVQSLGSGAGEYEPISDDELDEILAGDAEKREDQQEDEKMPDPVDVIDVDWSSLMPKQPKEPREPGAALLKFTPGAVMLRVGISKRLAGPELFTKIKETCQRVLEKPKDAENLFEHDLGALNMAALRRKEERAGLLSNLGPCCKALCFRRDSAIRKQLMKNEKGATKQTYTNSAAMDSDLLRLSLRLFKRKTVCQVPGQEKTEDSKIPQPALQQEVCVT, translated from the exons ATGTCAAAAATTAGAAGGAAGGTCACAGTGGAAAATACCAAGACCATATCCGATAGCACATCCCGAAGACCCAGTGTGTTTGAAAGGCTTGGACCCAGCACTGGAAGTACTGCAGAG ACACAGTGCCGTAACTGGCTGAAGACTGGCAACTGCCTCTATGGGAACACATGTAGATTCGTACATGGCCCTTCACCACGAGGTAAAGGCTATAGCAGCAGTTATAGAAG GTCGCCAGAAAGACCCACTGGAGATCTTCGGGAAAGAATGAAGAACAAACGTCAAGATGTTGAGGCAGAGCCACAGAAACGAAGTACAGAGGAATCATCCTCTCCTGTTAGG AAAGAGTCGTCACGAGGAAGACATAGAGAAAAGGAGGATATCAAAATTACAAAGGAGCGAACGCcagaaagtgaagaagaaaatgggGGTTGGGAAACAAATAGAGAAG acTCTGATAATGGAGATGTTAATTACGATTATGATCATGAGCTGTCTTTGGAAATGAAGCGCCAAAAGATTCAGAGAGAACTCATGAAATTGGAACAGGAAAACATGGAGAAACGAGAGgaaatagtaattaaaaaagag ATCTCTCCAGAGGTGGTTAGATCTAAATTATCACCATCGCCATCACCACGAAAGTCTAGCAAATCTCCAAAACGAAGGTCCAGTCCCAAATCATCATCTTCAGCTAGTAAGAAGGACAAGAAAGCATCTACTGTCTCTTCACCACTTTTGGATCAGCAGAG GAGTTCTAAAAGTAACCAGAGTAAAAAGAAAGGTCCTCGTACCCCTAGCCCTCCTCCTCCAGTACAAGAGGATACTCccctggggaaaaaacacaaagaaaaacataaagcaAAAGAACGTTCAGAGGAAAAGGCAAGGGAGGTGAAAGAAAGAGGGCGTGACTTTGAAAggcacaaggagaaaaaagagaagcagag GGATCCCTCTGAAAGCTCCCGTAGACAGAAACGTTCTCCTAGTCCTGCGGATCACTCTGGCAGTAATTCTTCCCCTTCCAGGGAGTACTCACCACCCGCTGCAAGGCGAAGGCAAACCTCCCGAGCTCCAGCCAAGTCAACCACTCACAAACATAACTTCTCACCCTCTCGCAG GTCTGCTTCTCCATCAGGTCAGCATCATTCTCCCATATCCTCCAGACAtcactcctcttcctcacagtcAGGCTCCTCTGTTCAAAGACATTCTCCTTCCCCACACCGCAAAAGAACTCCTTCTCCATCCTATCAAAGGACAGCTTCCCCGCCTGCAAGGCGGTCATCTTCCCCCTATCCCCCCCACTCCTCCTCTCCACCTCAGAGGAAGCGAAGCCCTTCGAGACACCGATCTCCTGGAAGAGACAAGGGAAGACACGATCGTGATCGGACTTCACAGTCTCATGACAGGCGCCATGAAAGGCGGGATG aaacaagagggaaaagagaaaaagaaagagaaacaagagaCGATCGTGATTATGACCAAGAGCAGAGTACCTCCAGGGACCATAGAGATGACAGAGAGTCTCGTGATGGAAGAGATCGGAGGGACACAAGAGACACCAGAGATCGGCGGGAGCCACGGGAATCCAGAGATACTCGAGACTCCAGAGACACGCGGGATTATAGCAGGGATACCAAAGACAGTCGTGACCAGAGAGACTCGCGCTCCACACGAGACTCCCATGActacagagacagagagagtcGTGATGCCCATAAAAAGGATGATCAGTATCAAGATGACTTGCGCAGCTATGGAAGATCCCATGGCAGAGAGGAGAGCTCTCGTGCTGAAACAAGGAATGACTCCAGGAGTGACTCCAGAAATGAGAGCAGAAGTGATAGGACTGGCAGAAGTCGAGGCAGAGGTCCAGAACTATCTGACAAAG GAAGTCGGGGGACTAGAGGATCCCAGGTTGATGGGCACAGCAGTAGCGGAAACTACCATGACAGCTGGGAATCGAGGAGTAGCTACGCTGATCGGGATCGCTATGACAGTCGGGATCAAGCACGAGATTCCTCCTTTGAAAGAAGACATGGTGAACGGGATAGACGTGACAACAGAGAAAGAG ATCAGAGAGCAGGCTCACCGGTACGACACCAAGGACGGAGTGATGATCTCGAGCGGGatgagaggagagaggagcGAAGGGTGGATCGGTCTGATGACAGGAGAGATGAAAGGGCCCGGGAGAGAGAGcgggaaagggagagggaccgagagagggaaagagaaagagaccgggaaagagagagggagaaagaaagagagttGGAAAGAGATCGTGCTCGGGAACGGGAGAGGGACAGAGAACGGGACAAAGACAGGGACCGTGAGCGGGACCGAGACAGAGATCATGACAGGGAGAGGGAAcgagagagggagagggagaaggagcgGGAGCGAGAGCGGGAGGAACGCGAAAGGGAGCGAGAACGAGAGAgggaacgggagcgggagcgTGAAAGGGAGAGAGGTCGAGACAGAGACAAAGAGAGAGACCGCCAGAGAGACTGGgatgacaaagaaaaaggaagggaagaccGCAGGGATAAGAGAGAAGATATTCGAGAAGAAAGAGGCTCAAGAGATGTCCACGATGAAAGAAAATCCAA GAAGCGTCACAGAAACGAAAGCAGTCCAAGTCCCCGTCAGTCACCCAAACGTCGCCGTGATCATTCTCCTGATAGTGATGCTTACAACAGTGGAGATGATAAAA ATGAAAAGCACAGGCTCCTGAGCCAGGTTGTGCGGCCACAGGAATCCCGGTCACTGAGTCCCTCTCACGTCACAGAGGAGCGGCAGAGCCGCTGGAAAGAAGAAGAGCGAAAATCGGACAGAAAGGAAAGTTCCCGACGCTATGAAGAACCAGAGTTTAAAGAGAGGATTTCTTCAGCAGATAAGCAAAGAGAGCAGCCGGATGCTTCAGAAGGCTCCCGGTCCAGGGTTCAGGAAAGTCTTGGACACCGTCCTTCTGAGGAAAGAGATGCTTCTGATAGAATGCATGATGACAGCAAGAAGAAGTCTAAGATACAGAAAAAGGccacaaagaagaagaaagatgatGACAGTGGGGTGGAAAGGTATGCTAATGAATCAACAACTGAGGAAAGCCAGGTCTTTTCCCCTAAGAAAggtcagaaaaggaaaaatgtggaGAAAAAGCGGAAGAGATCCAAGGGTGATTCTGAAGTTTCTGACGAAGAAATTGTTCCAcatcataaaaagaaaaaaggcccAAGAACCCCGCCTGTAACTAAAGAAGAATTGGTTGAAGAACCACCTGAGAAAGCTGTAGCAGAAGTCCCCACAAAAAGAGAAGATACCACATTTAGTGACTGGTCAGATGAAGATGTTCCTGAACGTGGTGACATTGTTGTTCCAGAAAGAAGCACTGAGGATTCCCATAGGAAAAGTCACAGGACAAGGGGAGAAAAGGTGGAAGCCCCTCATGTTACTATAGAGGATGGACCACACCGTAAGCCTGTGGACCAGAAGCGCAGCAGCAGCCTCGGTAGCAATCGGAGCCATGCCTCAAGCAGGCTTAGATCCCCCTCCAATGAGTCAGCGCATCGCAGTGGAGATGATCAGACTGGACGGAAGAGGATCCTGCACAGTAGCTCTAGGGATAGGGatagggacagggagagggagaagaaaagcttaGAAATCACTGAAAGAAAGTCCAGAATTGACCAGTTGAAACGAGGGGAACCCAGTCGCAGCACATCTTCAG ATCGTCAGGATTCAAGAAGCCACAGTTCAAGAAGAAGTTCCCCTGAGTCAGATCGTCAGGTTCATTCCAGATCCGGGTCCTTtgacagcagggaaaggcttCAGGAGCGAGATCGGCATGAACATGATCGAGAACGAGAGCGAGATAGGAGAGAGGGGAGACAGAGAGACTGGGACCGAGATGTGGACAAAGAGTGGCCAAGGAGCCGGGAACGAGAGAGACTCAGGGAGCGAGAGAGGGATAGGGACAAAAGAcgggagctggagagggagagagaccGACAGCTGCCTGATACTGCTGAGAGAACTCTTGACATCTCCTCTCAAAAGGAGTCAACAAAGCACAGTGAAACAAAACTGGACAGAGATCACGAAAAAGAGTTTGATGGTATTTGCCGGGATTCAGCAgcttcagagaaggaaaaaacagacaaaGATTTAGGACCTTTACAAGGCTTTGAAGATGGAAATGAGGCTGAAAAGGTAGAGAGTTTAGAAG GAGGAGAGGATGAAGCCAAGACTAACGATGTGCAGTCACTGGGGTCTGGTGCTGGAGAATACGAGCCAATCAGTGATGATGAACTGGATGAAATTCTGGCAGGTGATGCTGAAAAGCGTGAGGATCAACAGGAAGATGAGAAGATGCCTG ATCCAGTGGATGTTATAGATGTAGACTGGTCCAGTCTTATGCCAAAGCAGCCGAAAGAACCACGTGAGCCTGGGGCTGCACTCTTAAAATTCACACCAGGTGCTGTTATGTTGAGAGTTGGCATTTCCAAGCGATTGGCAGGACCAGAGCTCTTCACCAAAATAAAAGAGACTTGCCAGAGAGTCTTAGAAAAACCTAAAG ATGCAGAAAACCTTTTTGAACATGACCTGGGAGCACTGAACATGGCTGCACTTCGCCgaaaagaagagagagcagGTCTTCTCAGCAATCTGGGTCCTTGCTGCAAAGCACTGTGCTTCCGCAGGGATTCTGCAATTCGTAAGCAGCTCATGAAGAACGAAAAG